Within the bacterium BMS3Abin02 genome, the region AAGCAACCACGCGGCACCTGCCGCGGCCCTCGCTGCCGATCGAGCGGTCGCCGTTTCGATCCTGCCTCCCGGGAGGCGATAGGTGTCCACATGTCCAACCAACGCACAGCCGGCGCAACTTCATCCCTGCCGCCGCCGGACCGGTGGCCGAGAACGCCAATCGGGCACCTCCGTACTCCGTGTTTCGTACCGCGATGCGTCGTCGATGCAAGACCAGAGGGCGGATGTGGCGGCTCGAACACAAGCCCTCCCGCCCGTTCGGTTGCATCGAGGACACAGCGAGTCGACATCCGATCACCCGAGCCCAATCCGATGCAACGGTCGGGTTGCTCTGTGTCGACGAGCGATGCACAGTCATCGATACACGTACCATGCATCGCTCGGTGGTCTCCTAGTCTCGGAGCATGCGGGAACGGAACAACGGCCGGAAAGCGAGTGTGCTTCGGCGTTACGTGCCGATCGTGGCGTGGTTGCCGCACTACCGGCGCTCGTGGTTGCGGCCGGATTTGTTCGCCGGCCTCACGCTGTGGGCGGTGCTCGTGCCGGAAGCCATGGCCTATGCCGGCATCGCCGGGGTCGACCCCGTCATCGGTCTCTACACGGTCCCCCTGCCGTTGCTCGCGTACGCCGTTTTCGGCAGTTCCCGCATCATGGTGGTCGGTCCCGACTCGGCGACCGCACTGCTGTCGGCCGCGACGATTGGATCCCTGGCTGCAAGCGGCACCGCCGACTACCTGGCCCTGACGGCCGCACTCGCGATCCTCGTCGGGATCCTCTTCTTGGTGTTCGGCCTGCTTCGCCTCGGATGGGTCACAGACTTCATCTCCCGGCCGGTCATGCAGGGCTTCATCGCCGGCGTCGTGCTGGTCACCATCATCGGTCAGGTTCCGACCCTGATAGGACTCGCCCCGACAAGAGGTGACTTCTTTCAGCAGCTCTGGAGCATCCTCGGTGTCTTGGACAACGTCAACCTGACCACGGTCATCGTCGGCGTGGGCAGCCTTCTCCTGCTCTTCTGGATCAGGAGGTACGCTCCACGGCTCCCGGCGGCCTTGGCGACGATTGTCGTTGCGATCATGGCCGTGACCCTGCTCGACTTACAAGGTCGCGGGGTCGCCACCGTCGGAACCATCGCCGCGGGTCTGCCCAGACTGGGCCTGCCATCCGTCGGCGGTCTCCATGTGTACAAGACGCTCTTCTCCGGGGCGCTGGCGATCGTCCTCCTCGGCTACGCCGAGACACTCGGATCTGCCAAGGCCGCCGCTGCCAAGACCGGAGAAACGATCGATCCCAACCAGGAGCTCCTCGCCTTGGGGCCGGCCAATCTCGGGTCAGGCCTCAGTGGAGGATTCATCGCCGTCGGAAGCTTCTCGAAGACCTCGGTCGCACTCGCCGCCAACGCCAAGACACAACTTGGGTTTGTCCTCACAGCGGGTTTGGTCGTCCTGA harbors:
- a CDS encoding putative sulfate transporter/MT1781 → MRERNNGRKASVLRRYVPIVAWLPHYRRSWLRPDLFAGLTLWAVLVPEAMAYAGIAGVDPVIGLYTVPLPLLAYAVFGSSRIMVVGPDSATALLSAATIGSLAASGTADYLALTAALAILVGILFLVFGLLRLGWVTDFISRPVMQGFIAGVVLVTIIGQVPTLIGLAPTRGDFFQQLWSILGVLDNVNLTTVIVGVGSLLLLFWIRRYAPRLPAALATIVVAIMAVTLLDLQGRGVATVGTIAAGLPRLGLPSVGGLHVYKTLFSGALAIVLLGYAETLGSAKAAAAKTGETIDPNQELLALGPANLGSGLSGGFIAVGSFSKTSVALAANAKTQLGFVLTAGLVVLTLLYLMPVFKHLPDAALAAVVIEAMVALADPAYFRKLWRISHSEFLLAFVAMFGVLSLGVLPGIGAGIALDLLLLIRSASRPRAVTLGKTAGHVFQDLSLHPEGTTVPGLAVFRFEAPLIFTNASFFVEEVERLVSEGDIDTVLVDAEGINGLDSTAAERLLELHDELKRHEVSLCFARVRDPVKDVMRASGVLDAIGEDHIHGSITAGVKAFKRAHKRPD